A stretch of the Vicia villosa cultivar HV-30 ecotype Madison, WI unplaced genomic scaffold, Vvil1.0 ctg.004461F_1_1, whole genome shotgun sequence genome encodes the following:
- the LOC131642082 gene encoding uncharacterized protein LOC131642082 → MELISYVGLIKIVTRFAKCYEGLVKEFIFNILVNCADPRSKEFRKVYVRGRCVEFSPAVINRYLDKSEDEQGELEVTDNQVCKVITANQVNTWHVNDKLPSSKLSVKYAILHRIRAANWVITNNSSVISVSFGKFIYTVGSKKAFDYGAYIFDQTVKHSGTCAVKMPIAFPTLICGIILSQYPGIPLGTDVISKMESVLSLHFKLFTGKHVLDIAMTSASANNKTSTKAKMISELVEACKELDEVIRVSTARKL, encoded by the coding sequence ATGGAGCTGATTTCTTATGTTGGATTGATTAAAATTGTAACGAGATTTGCTAAATGTTATGAGGGTCTCGTGAAGGAGTTCATTTTTAACATTCTTGTGAATTGTGCTGACCCTAGAAGTAAAGAGTTTAGGAAAGTGTATGTTAGAGGTAGATGTGTTGAATTCTCACCTGCTGTCATCAACAGATATCTGGACAAAAGTGAAGATGAACAAGGTGAACTGGAAGTAACAGATAACCAGGTTTGCAAAGTTATAACTGCAAATCAGGTGAATACCTGGCATGTGAACGACAAGCTCCCATCTAGCAAATTGAGTGTCAAATATGCCATCCTCCATAGAATTAGAGCTGCAAATTGGGTTATTACCAACAACTCTTCAGTTATCTCTGTGAGTTTTGGAAAATTTATTTATACAGTTGGAAGcaagaaggcctttgattatggcGCCTACATTTTTGATCAAACTGTGAAGCATAGTGGCACATGCGCAGTAAAGATGCCTATTGCCTTTCCTACTCTCATATGTGGTATTATCTTAAGCCAATATCCTGGGATTCCTCTTGGTACTGATGTAATATCCAAAATGGAGTCTGTTTTGTCCCTTCACTTTAAATTGTTTACAGGTAAGCATGTCCTTGACATTGCAATGACATCTGCATCTGCTAATAACAAGACCTCAACCAAGGCTAAAATGATTTCTGAACTAGTGGAGGCTTGTAAAGAACTTGATGAAGTTATCAGGGTTAGCACAGCAAGGAAGCTTTAG